The window TGATGTTACAGCATTCTGGATCTGGTCTAAGCAGTGGTTGTAACTGTGGTCAACCTACAGTTTGAAGCAAAAAGTCAACATGAAAGTGCTTAATTATATGCAAAAAGTGCTCCGCTGGACTTGAAAATGAATCTGAAAAGCTATGAAAAATGAATTTTCTTAGTTGTGTTTTTTGTGTTCTTGCTGTTTTTACAGCATTTGGCTTTTGCTTGCCAAGTTTTTGGGTTTTGATTTCACATCACAAATATCAATAGGATCGAAAGCTCATCCTTTCACTCAAAAATGATCCTTCTTTCAACTAGCTAAACAATCGAACTGAACTAATGAATTTTTATGGTCATCAAATGGATACCAGCAAAAAGGATAAATTTTCATGGTATACAGCTTCATACTCTCATATGACAGAATTGCTATCTGATGTGATGACAGCATTTGCATTCAGATTCATTTTTCTTACACTTAACGATGATGCTCCTAATTTAGTttccttacacagacaaagagttTAGTAACAGCAGATGGCTAGATATTAAAAAATACTGTTTGTGAGAGAATACTATAAATGACAGTGATTCCTAGAAAAGTGTCAAGTGTCATGTAGAGGTTGCAAGCCACAAAATATGATGGGTACAATATTAGGacaagaacacacacacacatatatatatatatgcacacaccTGAGGAAAAAGATTAAAGTATTCCTCACTACTGTATAAGTTCATAATGAAACTATTGTTAACAAAAATAACAAACTGTCAAGTATAAATTGTCACTTGATTAATCAAGCCTGCAACTAATGGTGAAACATGCCAAGACTTCGATTCTAATTTTGTTTGTCATGACCTTAATCAAGCATGTCATGATAACTGCAGTGGTTTGCAAGCTGCAAAACACTAGTGACTGAATCTAAATGATTACCAGAAAATACCAACGAACGATCAAATATGGAAATCCAATCGATAAGTTTCTCTTACCAACTGAAGCAGTGTTAGTAGCTGAGCTTTAACTTCCTGAGAATATCCACTATCCATACTTCCGAGGGGTTCAGTTTGTCCAAATGAAAGAGGAAGTTCTTCTGAAACAGGTATTGGAATTTCCCTTACACTGGAGCAGCTTGAAGAAAAGGACATCTTTGCTGCACTAGCATTTTCTAGCGCATAAGAGACAGCTTCGCCAAGAACTTCTTGGATCGCAATGAGATATTTTGATCGTAACAATACAAGGGAGAAATGAGCTGGACCAGAAGAACCAACGTCTGAATAAAACTTCTCGGTGTGAGTAGTAGCCTCCTCTTGTGCCATTCCTGAGCCAAAATCATGCAGGGACTTCCGAAAAGCATGATTGCAGGCTCCAAAATCAGTAGGTAGGTTTGAATTGTCTGCTGACTTAATTCGTTCAGAGCATTGATCAGCAACATTGCCCATGTCTGGAACCGAAGACTGGCCAATTCTCAAACACAGTTCACCATCTGGAGCAGAGTTATGGAAGTTCCAACCAGGACCTGAGCTGCCTGTTACATGATAAGATGGATGAACCACACTACATGTTTTACTATAATCAAGTTCAGCAAACAAAGTGGCTTCATTTTTAGATGCAAGGAGACCGGGATCATGTTGTATACCGAAATCACAATGTGGTGAGGCTGAATGTGGCAAATTGTTGGAGATAGGAACTCTCAATTCTTCTGGTGGAAATCCTAAATTGGAGGTTGCATCAACCCTGATGATATTTTCAGGCAAACAAGTGGTGGAAGAGAAAAGGCTAGCAATGGAACATGAAGCATTTCCAGTTTGACTGATATATCTAGAAGATGGAACATCACTGCATTCCATGGCACCATTTCTTATCAAGTGTATGTCATCTGTAACTTCTTGCAATATTTGCCTATGGCTGTTGTGATGTGGTAAGCTCGATTGCACAAGAGAATCTGAAAGCACATATGATGATGCTGAATCAAGAATCATAAGGTTATGATTAAAGACAGATAGTGAGCCATTGAAGATATCACTCTCCATTCCGGCACACGCTGCTGAAATTCCAGTCTCAAGAAGCTACTGACGGACTACTTGATACGTAGAACTTGGTAGATTAAGATTCAGGTGCCATCTTCATATGACGTGAGGATGCTTTATCTTGTCGATTAGCCTTATTAATTCCTACATCTGTAAATCCAAGCAAGACAACCGTCAAAACACAGTTTTTTCAATGTAAGGAAGCAATGCATGTAAAATGTAGTCTCCAAAGCCAGTAACAAAAGGGTACATTTCTGAGTTATAAACATCTGCAAATTTCTGGGTTATTTAGTGTGCCTTTACTCATTCCCATTTGTCTTCTGCTTATGGACTTGCATGCTTCACCTGACTGGAGTATCTCCTAAGGACTCATACAGAGTTCCATGCTGCATTCCTTCCAAAAGAAGAGGAATAATACGATTAATTACATACAAAGACAATACTAGATCTCTGCAATAAAATCTCTAACTGATATGCTGGAACAGAGCATGTCATTACAACATACTAAATGGATGGTAACTTAATAGGCAGATTTAAAGAAAAGGCTGATTTATGTGCTTCACCATGGCAGCAGGAAACAATATGAAACTCCAACAACATGTAGTCAAAAAATGTATTAAaatggaaaagaagaagaagaagaagatccatGTAATTACAATATGCTATATGCAACAAGGAGAAAAACAAGATGCAAAATAGGTTCACTGCTATTGATTCCGAGCAGAGCAATTTCTGTATCTCATTATACATATCAGTAGTGTCCTCACTCTTAATCAAATGACCCAAAGAGTGCTAAACCAACTCTGGCTCAGAGCAGACAACATCTAAAAGCAAACTGATGAAGCcatattgcatatgatatattcCTAGATTCTGAACAGTATAAGAAGTCAAGAGCCTCTAACATCAAGAATGCAACACAAAGGAAAGTTTGATCAAGGAAATGGAGAGAATTCAAATGCACAACAATAGAAATGTTGCTCCATTCACACACAAGAGGAAATCAAGCCTTACATTGAAGACTTGCCCAGACTAAAAAAAGAAGATTTCATAGACAGAATAAACAGTAAAAGATTCCTAATGATCAACCTCCTCTCTTGACTGTTCTTGAGTGCTCAGACAATAAGCTACCAAAAAGAATAACCATCTGTTGTCTCCTCTCTGGATGATGAGCTGAGGCCAGAGAGCCTTGGAGATGAGAACCAAATCAGGCTGGATATGTCCCCACTGTTCTTCCAAGACCACAGGAAGAAATCACTTCTTCAGCCATAAAAAGGAAGTGGCTGATTTCCTTATAGGATGCCTACAAGAGATGGATATCTCAGTGCTCAAAGAACAAGCAAGAAAACAATGTAGTACATAGTTCAGCAGTCATCCATCCCTTTCAGAACCACTTACAGCAGATCTTTGTTTTCAAGTGATCAGAGAATTGGGTTTTCATGAAGCACAACATCCAAAATAGTGGGCCCCATGGCTGAAGAAGAATTATGCCTTCCCCCTACCCAAAGAGCATATGGCCAAATGCTATAGTTTCACCAAGTGTGATTCTCCATGATTTGCTCAGAGTGAGTCTTGCCTTGGCAGCACAAGCCCAAATGACAGGAACATGGGACTAGAAGAAGGTCATGGAT of the Musa acuminata AAA Group cultivar baxijiao chromosome BXJ3-2, Cavendish_Baxijiao_AAA, whole genome shotgun sequence genome contains:
- the LOC103976584 gene encoding homeobox protein ATH1-like isoform X2 produces the protein MESDIFNGSLSVFNHNLMILDSASSYVLSDSLVQSSLPHHNSHRQILQEVTDDIHLIRNGAMECSDVPSSRYISQTGNASCSIASLFSSTTCLPENIIRVDATSNLGFPPEELRVPISNNLPHSASPHCDFGSSGPGWNFHNSAPDGELCLRIGQSSVPDMGNVADQCSERIKSADNSNLPTDFGACNHAFRKSLHDFGSGMAQEEATTHTEKFYSDVGSSGPAHFSLVLLRSKYLIAIQEVLGEAVSYALENASAAKMSFSSSCSSVREIPIPVSEELPLSFGQTEPLGSMDSGYSQEVKAQLLTLLQLVDHSYNHCLDQIQNAVTSFLCLSQSSTSENTPARFALHTVSSLYKSLRKRITSQILTIDQHPSIAWANENEGSYESSLIQKQWALRQLKKSGQQSWRPQRGLPEKSVSVLRAWLFENFLHPYPKDNEKHSLAIKSGLTKGQVSNWFINARVRIWKPMIEEMCAELNKKRADGGAGESRSHGNVGVQRLGSVSVE
- the LOC103976584 gene encoding BEL1-like homeodomain protein 4 isoform X1, coding for MESDIFNGSLSVFNHNLMILDSASSYVLSDSLVQSSLPHHNSHRQILQEVTDDIHLIRNGAMECSDVPSSRYISQTGNASCSIASLFSSTTCLPENIIRVDATSNLGFPPEELRVPISNNLPHSASPHCDFGIQHDPGLLASKNEATLFAELDYSKTCSVVHPSYHVTGSSGPGWNFHNSAPDGELCLRIGQSSVPDMGNVADQCSERIKSADNSNLPTDFGACNHAFRKSLHDFGSGMAQEEATTHTEKFYSDVGSSGPAHFSLVLLRSKYLIAIQEVLGEAVSYALENASAAKMSFSSSCSSVREIPIPVSEELPLSFGQTEPLGSMDSGYSQEVKAQLLTLLQLVDHSYNHCLDQIQNAVTSFLCLSQSSTSENTPARFALHTVSSLYKSLRKRITSQILTIDQHPSIAWANENEGSYESSLIQKQWALRQLKKSGQQSWRPQRGLPEKSVSVLRAWLFENFLHPYPKDNEKHSLAIKSGLTKGQVSNWFINARVRIWKPMIEEMCAELNKKRADGGAGESRSHGNVGVQRLGSVSVE